The following coding sequences lie in one Sorghum bicolor cultivar BTx623 chromosome 6, Sorghum_bicolor_NCBIv3, whole genome shotgun sequence genomic window:
- the LOC8077581 gene encoding E3 ubiquitin-protein ligase PUB23 produces MERSPAPAPVEVPKFFVCPISLEVMRDPVTLSSGITYDRDSIERWVFTDGHGDCPVTKLPLGADDLEPTPNHTLRRLIQSWCAAHAVERFPTPRPPVDADRVAAIVDGAKKKGSGGPGGGQGQQELMAALRELADIVGESDRNRRCVEGVPEAVEFLVSVVKKHAATTSSSSSKPLLGGCGSQSHSQEESTCGGVPGSPKACSPEEAALSILHSLKLSEASLKRVLDSSDDFVDALASVLRRWPSYRARTYAMHLLKAALSAMQPSRLSSTASTELVEGVVKVVADRTLSPKAIKVALHVLCRLCPWGRNRIKAVEAGAVAALVELLLGDGCGAGGGRSNGKRAWELAAVAIDHLCGCAEGRLELVAHPAGLAVVARAATRLSATATESAVRALHAVARHSATPAVLQEMLAVGVVARLLYLVQAGAAGDRPRERAREMLKMHARVWRGSPCLAAHMASYPC; encoded by the coding sequence ATGGAGCGGTCGCCGGCGCCGGCTCCGGTGGAGGTGCCCAAGTTCTTCGTGTGCCCGATCTCGCTGGAGGTCATGCGGGACCCGGTGACGCTGTCGTCGGGGATCACCTACGACCGAGACAGCATCGAGCGCTGGGTGTTCACCGACGGGCACGGCGACTGCCCCGTCACCAAGCTGCCGCTGGGCGCCGACGACCTGGAGCCCACGCCCAACCACACGCTCCGGCGGCTCATCCAGTCCTGGTGCGCCGCGCACGCCGTCGAGCGGTTCCCGACCCCGCGCCCGCCCGTCGACGCCGACCGCGTCGCCGCGATCGTGGATGGCGCCAAGAAGAAGGGTAGTGGTGGACCTGGTGGTGGCCAGGGCCAGCAGGAGCTGATGGCCGCGCTCAGGGAGCTCGCGGACATCGTCGGCGAGAGCGACCGCAACCGGCGCTGCGTCGAGGGCGTGCCGGAAGCCGTGGAGTTCCTCGTGTCCGTCGTCAAGAAACACGCCGCTaccacgtcgtcgtcgtcgtccaagCCTCTCCTCGGCGGATGCGGATCCCAATCCCATTCCCAAGAGGAATCGACGTGCGGTGGCGTGCCGGGCTCGCCCAAGGCGTGCTCGCCGGAGGAGGCGGCTCTGAGCATCTTGCATTCTCTAAAGCTCTCAGAGGCGAGCCTGAAGAGAGTCCTGGACAGCAGCGACGACTTCGTGGACGCCTTGGCGTCCGTGCTGCGGCGCTGGCCGAGCTACCGGGCGCGCACGTACGCGATGCACCTGCTCAAGGCGGCGCTGTCGGCCATGCAGCCCTCGCGGCTGAGCTCGACGGCGAGCACCGAGCTGGTCGAGGGCGTGGTGAAGGTGGTGGCGGACAGGACGCTGTCGCCCAAGGCCATCAAGGTGGCGCTCCACGTGCTCTGCCGGCTCTGCCCGTGGGGCCGGAACCGCATCAAGGCCGTCGAGGCCGGCGCCGTGGCGGCGCTCGTGGAGCTGCTCCTCGGCGACGGGTGCGGTGCCGGCGGTGGCAGGAGCAACGGCAAGCGGGCGTGGGAGCTCGCGGCGGTTGCCATCGACCATCTCTGCGGCTGCGCGGAAGGGCGGTTGGAGCTCGTGGCCCACCCGGCAGGGCTGGCGGTTGTTGCGAGAGCCGCGACGCGGCTGTCCGCCACGGCCACCGAGAGCGCGGTGCGCGCGCTGCACGCGGTGGCCAGGCACTCCGCGACCCCCGCGGTGCTGCAGGAGATGCTCGCCGTCGGAGTGGTGGCGAGGCTGCTGTACCTGGTGCAGGCCGGCGCCGCCGGCGACCGGCCGAGGGAGAGGGCGAGGGAGATGCTCAAGATGCACGCCAGAGTTTGGAGGGGCTCGCCGTGCTTGGCGGCGCACATGGCATCCTACCCTTGCTGA